The Streptomyces pactum genome contains a region encoding:
- a CDS encoding alpha/beta hydrolase family protein — protein sequence MRTVTATAAAVTAALAAGAASVAAGRLASDAALKAAPGRPLPTEPRLTVHGTAAGQITLTRDLAALRPGRYGLAGDGSHAVVGPVLGTAEHDADTVVRRLERVTHGTLAAGDRAWFTPNLYVGNPGTALDLEYADVEVPGELGPLPAWFLPGSRPTWIIAVHGLGATREHAMNFMAPLRRRHVPVLALAYRGDVGAPPSPDGLHHFGETEWRDLDAAVRYALDHGARQVVLLGWSTGATMALRTAALSGVRERIAGLVLDSPVLSWETTLRALATARRTPGALLPLAVRAAQGRAGLHADSDVHTGGLYRPAVPTLIFHGPDDVVAPWRLSRRLADTHPRLVALHTVEGAPHGAMWNADPDHYEEILRRFMTPLV from the coding sequence ATGCGCACTGTCACAGCAACGGCCGCCGCCGTCACCGCAGCCCTGGCGGCCGGTGCAGCGAGCGTCGCCGCCGGCCGGCTCGCCAGCGACGCCGCGCTCAAGGCGGCTCCCGGCCGGCCCCTGCCCACCGAACCCCGGCTCACCGTGCACGGCACCGCCGCCGGGCAGATCACCCTCACCCGGGATCTGGCCGCACTGCGCCCCGGCCGTTACGGCCTCGCAGGCGACGGTTCGCACGCGGTGGTCGGCCCGGTCCTCGGCACGGCCGAGCACGACGCCGACACAGTCGTCCGCCGCCTCGAACGCGTCACACACGGCACCCTCGCGGCCGGCGACCGGGCGTGGTTCACCCCGAACCTGTACGTCGGGAACCCGGGCACCGCCCTCGACCTCGAGTACGCCGACGTCGAGGTCCCCGGCGAACTCGGCCCGCTGCCCGCCTGGTTCCTGCCCGGTTCCCGCCCGACCTGGATCATCGCCGTGCACGGCCTGGGCGCCACCCGCGAACACGCCATGAACTTCATGGCACCCCTGCGCCGCCGGCACGTCCCGGTGCTCGCCCTCGCCTACCGCGGCGATGTCGGCGCCCCGCCCTCGCCGGACGGCCTGCACCACTTCGGCGAGACCGAGTGGCGCGACCTGGACGCGGCCGTCCGCTACGCCCTGGACCACGGCGCCCGCCAGGTCGTTCTGCTCGGCTGGTCCACCGGCGCCACCATGGCCCTGCGCACCGCCGCGCTCTCCGGCGTACGCGAGCGCATCGCGGGGCTCGTGTTGGACTCCCCGGTCCTCAGTTGGGAGACCACCCTGCGCGCCCTGGCCACCGCCCGCCGCACACCGGGCGCCCTCCTCCCGCTCGCCGTCCGCGCCGCCCAGGGCCGCGCCGGCCTGCACGCCGACAGCGACGTCCACACCGGGGGCCTCTACCGCCCGGCGGTCCCTACCCTGATCTTCCACGGCCCCGACGACGTGGTGGCCCCGTGGCGGCTCTCCCGCCGCCTCGCCGACACCCACCCGCGCCTGGTCGCCCTCCACACGGTCGAGGGCGCCCCGCACGGCGCCATGTGGAACGCCGACCCCGACCACTACGAAGAGATCCTGCGCCGCTTCATGACCCCACTGGTGTGA
- a CDS encoding VOC family protein, giving the protein MAGMDGGRPSVYPTLLYADAKAAVRQLTQAFGFTELAVYEGEDGSVAHAELAQGNGAVMLGSKGTGSRFDEAMKNAGPTGVYVVVADVDAHHRRAVEHGAEILMPPTDQDYGSRDYMARDLEGNVWSFGTYAPEIRG; this is encoded by the coding sequence ATGGCAGGCATGGACGGCGGGCGTCCGAGCGTCTACCCGACGCTGCTGTACGCGGATGCCAAGGCGGCGGTCCGCCAGCTCACCCAGGCCTTCGGCTTCACGGAACTGGCGGTGTACGAGGGCGAGGACGGCTCGGTGGCCCACGCCGAGCTGGCCCAGGGCAACGGCGCGGTCATGCTCGGTTCGAAGGGCACGGGCAGCCGCTTCGACGAGGCGATGAAGAACGCCGGCCCGACGGGGGTGTACGTCGTGGTGGCGGACGTCGACGCCCATCACCGGCGGGCCGTGGAACACGGCGCGGAGATCCTGATGCCCCCGACGGACCAGGACTACGGATCGCGGGACTACATGGCCCGGGACCTGGAGGGAAACGTCTGGAGCTTCGGGACGTACGCGCCGGAGATCCGCGGGTAG
- a CDS encoding ABC-F family ATP-binding cassette domain-containing protein has translation MISASGIELRAGARVLIESATFRIAKGDRIGLVGRNGAGKTTLTKVLAGEGQPAAGAVTRSGEVGYLPQDPRTGDLDVLARDRVLSARGLDTLIRKMRDNEQRIANGQGATREKALKQYERQETEFLTKGGYAAEAEAATIAAALNLPDRVLGQPLHTLSGGQRRRIELARILFSDADTLLLDEPTNHLDADSIVWLRDYLKSYRGGFIVISHDVDLVETVVNKVFYLDANRSQIDVYNMGWKLYQQQREADEKRRKRERQNAEKKASALHSQADKMRAKATKTVAAQNMARRADKLLAGLEAERKSDKVAKLRFPEPAPCGKTPLTAEGLSKSYGSLEIFTDVDLAIDKGSRVVILGLNGAGKTTLLRLLGGVEKPDTGQVVEGHGLKLGYYAQEHETLDPERTVLENMRSANPDLDLVEVRKTLGSFLFSGDDVDKPAGVLSGGEKTRLALATLVVSSANVLLLDEPTNNLDPASREEILGALRTYKGAVVLVTHDEGAVEALQPERIILLPDGVEDLWGADYADLVALA, from the coding sequence GTGATCTCCGCCTCCGGCATCGAGCTGCGCGCCGGTGCCCGCGTCCTCATCGAAAGCGCCACCTTCCGCATCGCCAAGGGTGACCGCATCGGCCTGGTCGGCCGCAACGGCGCCGGCAAGACCACCCTCACCAAGGTGCTCGCCGGCGAGGGCCAGCCCGCCGCCGGCGCCGTCACCCGCTCCGGCGAGGTCGGCTACCTCCCGCAGGACCCGCGCACCGGCGACCTCGACGTACTCGCCCGCGACCGCGTCCTGTCCGCGCGCGGCCTGGACACCCTGATCCGCAAGATGCGCGACAACGAACAGCGCATCGCCAACGGTCAGGGCGCCACCCGCGAGAAGGCCCTCAAGCAGTACGAGCGCCAGGAGACGGAGTTCCTCACCAAGGGCGGGTACGCCGCCGAGGCCGAGGCCGCCACCATCGCCGCCGCGCTCAATCTGCCCGACCGCGTGCTCGGGCAGCCCCTGCACACGCTCTCCGGTGGTCAGCGCCGCCGTATCGAGCTGGCCCGGATCCTGTTCTCGGACGCGGACACCCTGCTGCTCGACGAGCCCACCAACCACCTCGACGCCGACTCGATCGTCTGGCTGCGCGACTACCTGAAGAGCTACCGCGGCGGCTTCATCGTGATCTCCCACGACGTCGACCTGGTCGAGACGGTCGTCAACAAGGTGTTCTACCTGGACGCCAACCGCTCGCAGATCGACGTCTACAACATGGGCTGGAAGCTCTACCAGCAGCAGCGCGAGGCCGACGAGAAGCGCCGCAAGCGCGAACGGCAGAACGCGGAGAAGAAGGCCTCCGCCCTCCATTCGCAGGCCGACAAGATGCGCGCCAAGGCCACCAAGACCGTCGCCGCGCAGAACATGGCCCGCCGCGCGGACAAGCTGCTGGCCGGCCTGGAGGCCGAGCGGAAGTCCGACAAGGTCGCCAAGCTCCGCTTCCCCGAGCCGGCGCCCTGCGGCAAGACCCCGCTGACCGCCGAGGGCCTGTCCAAGTCGTACGGCTCCCTGGAGATTTTCACCGACGTCGACCTGGCCATCGACAAGGGTTCCCGGGTCGTCATCCTCGGCCTCAACGGCGCGGGCAAGACCACCCTGCTGCGGCTCCTCGGCGGTGTCGAGAAGCCCGACACCGGCCAGGTCGTCGAGGGCCACGGGCTCAAGCTCGGCTACTACGCGCAGGAGCACGAGACCCTCGACCCCGAGCGCACCGTCCTGGAGAACATGCGCTCCGCCAACCCCGACCTCGACCTCGTCGAGGTCCGCAAGACGCTGGGCTCGTTCCTGTTCTCCGGCGACGACGTCGACAAGCCCGCCGGTGTCCTGTCCGGCGGCGAGAAGACCCGCCTCGCACTGGCCACCCTCGTGGTCTCCTCGGCCAACGTGCTGCTGCTGGACGAGCCGACCAACAACCTCGACCCCGCCAGCCGCGAGGAGATCCTCGGCGCGCTGCGCACCTACAAGGGCGCGGTCGTCCTGGTCACCCACGACGAGGGAGCCGTCGAGGCGCTCCAGCCGGAGCGGATCATTCTGCTTCCGGACGGCGTCGAGGACCTGTGGGGCGCCGACTACGCGGACCTCGTCGCCCTGGCTTGA
- a CDS encoding helix-turn-helix domain-containing protein produces the protein MAETLKKGSRVTGAARDKLAADLKKKYDAGASIRALAEETGRSYGFVHRMLSESGVTLRGRGGATRGKKATSA, from the coding sequence GTGGCCGAGACTCTGAAGAAGGGCAGCCGGGTAACCGGCGCCGCGCGCGACAAGCTCGCGGCAGACCTGAAGAAGAAGTACGACGCCGGTGCGAGCATCCGGGCGTTGGCCGAGGAAACCGGCCGCTCGTATGGCTTTGTGCACCGCATGCTCAGTGAGTCGGGTGTCACGCTCCGAGGGCGTGGCGGGGCTACCCGGGGCAAAAAGGCCACATCGGCCTGA
- a CDS encoding enoyl-CoA hydratase/isomerase family protein: MASPAHEPAPVLDKDGVRLTVDDAIATVTLTNAAKRNAQSPALWRALTDAGRLLPGSVRVVVLRAEGKSFSAGLDRQAFTPEGFDGEPSFIDLARGGDAELDATITEYQEAFTWWRRSDILSVAAVQGHAIGAGFQLALACDLRVVADDVQFAMRETSLGLVPDLTGTHPLVSLVGYARALEICATGRFVTAEEAVSTGLANLAVPADQLDGAVRDLVSAVLAAPRDAVIETKALLQGAQTRDYETQRAAERAAQARRLRDLAGLGE; this comes from the coding sequence ATGGCTTCGCCCGCCCACGAACCCGCTCCCGTACTCGACAAGGACGGCGTGCGGCTCACCGTCGACGACGCGATCGCCACGGTGACGCTGACCAACGCGGCCAAGCGCAACGCGCAGAGCCCCGCTCTGTGGCGCGCGCTCACCGACGCCGGCCGGCTGCTGCCCGGATCCGTCCGGGTCGTGGTGCTCCGTGCCGAGGGCAAGTCCTTCTCGGCCGGGCTCGACCGGCAGGCGTTCACGCCCGAGGGCTTCGACGGCGAACCGTCGTTCATCGACCTCGCGCGGGGTGGCGACGCCGAGCTGGACGCGACCATCACCGAGTACCAGGAGGCGTTCACCTGGTGGCGGCGCAGCGACATCCTGTCGGTCGCCGCCGTGCAGGGGCACGCCATCGGGGCCGGCTTCCAGTTGGCCCTCGCCTGTGACCTGCGGGTCGTCGCGGACGACGTCCAGTTCGCCATGCGCGAGACCAGCCTCGGCCTCGTGCCGGACCTGACGGGCACGCACCCCCTGGTGTCCCTGGTCGGCTACGCCCGCGCGCTGGAGATCTGCGCGACGGGCCGCTTCGTCACGGCCGAGGAGGCGGTGAGCACCGGGCTGGCCAATCTCGCCGTACCCGCGGACCAGCTCGACGGCGCCGTACGCGACCTGGTGTCGGCGGTCCTGGCGGCGCCGCGCGACGCGGTCATCGAGACCAAGGCGCTGCTTCAGGGCGCCCAGACCCGGGACTACGAGACCCAGCGCGCCGCCGAGCGGGCCGCGCAGGCCCGCCGCTTGCGCGACCTGGCCGGACTGGGGGAGTAA
- a CDS encoding Asp23/Gls24 family envelope stress response protein: MSDLTEKETTETGAQRGQGARRGGGAPADRGRTTIADGVVEKITGMAARDVAGVHAMGSGMSRTFGAVRDRVPGGTKSGVTRGVKAEVGERQTALDLEIVVEYGVSISDVAGDVRENVVAAVERMTGLEVVEVNIAVSDVKLPDEEDEEPEPRIK; the protein is encoded by the coding sequence ATGAGTGACTTGACGGAGAAGGAAACAACCGAGACCGGCGCACAGCGTGGGCAAGGGGCCCGACGCGGTGGGGGTGCCCCCGCCGACCGCGGCCGCACCACCATCGCCGACGGCGTCGTGGAGAAGATCACCGGAATGGCGGCACGCGACGTCGCCGGTGTGCACGCCATGGGCAGCGGGATGTCGCGCACGTTCGGCGCCGTGCGCGACCGGGTGCCCGGCGGGACCAAGTCCGGGGTGACGCGCGGGGTCAAGGCCGAGGTCGGCGAGAGGCAGACCGCGCTCGACCTGGAGATCGTCGTCGAGTACGGCGTGTCGATCTCGGACGTGGCCGGGGACGTACGGGAGAACGTGGTCGCGGCGGTGGAGCGGATGACCGGCCTCGAGGTCGTCGAGGTCAACATCGCGGTGAGCGACGTGAAGCTGCCCGACGAGGAGGACGAGGAGCCGGAGCCTCGGATCAAGTGA
- a CDS encoding Asp23/Gls24 family envelope stress response protein — protein MTGVSSGAGELLEVPAVPPRERGATRIADRVVAKVAAQAAREAAGPLHPDAERPHATVVVHHDTAHVRVHLELDYPCDIGARCGRVRHQVVQRVRALVGMAVPEVAVQVERLHLAAEYGARQGRTR, from the coding sequence GTGACCGGCGTGAGCAGTGGGGCCGGTGAGCTCCTCGAAGTCCCGGCCGTGCCGCCGCGCGAGCGCGGTGCCACGCGCATCGCCGACCGGGTCGTGGCCAAGGTCGCCGCGCAGGCGGCGCGCGAGGCGGCCGGTCCGCTGCACCCGGACGCCGAGCGCCCGCACGCCACCGTCGTCGTCCACCACGACACCGCGCACGTCCGGGTCCACCTCGAACTCGACTACCCGTGCGACATCGGTGCCCGCTGCGGTCGGGTGCGTCATCAAGTCGTCCAGCGGGTACGCGCGTTGGTGGGGATGGCGGTGCCGGAGGTCGCCGTCCAGGTGGAGCGGCTGCACCTGGCGGCGGAGTACGGCGCGAGACAGGGGAGGACGCGATGA
- a CDS encoding DUF6286 domain-containing protein gives MSEPQGSEGSTRRLPVMEPAMEKQTPAGAGPPPDPGASSGRSGRFWSARRVPAGIVALLILLVSGAFLYDVVAVRAGRTALGWRRELARQLADRPLDDTWVLVGAGVAAALGLWLLALALTPGLRKVLPMRRTRPDVRAGLHREAAATVLRDRAMEVAGVQSARVRMRRRKARVRALSHFRELDDVRTDLDGVLDDAVRGLGLARPPAVSLRVARPGRKG, from the coding sequence ATGAGCGAGCCCCAGGGCTCCGAAGGCAGCACGCGGCGCCTGCCCGTCATGGAACCCGCCATGGAGAAGCAGACGCCGGCCGGCGCCGGGCCGCCGCCCGACCCCGGCGCGAGCAGCGGGCGCTCCGGCCGCTTCTGGTCCGCGCGCCGCGTCCCCGCGGGCATCGTCGCGCTGCTGATTCTGCTGGTCTCGGGCGCCTTCCTCTACGACGTCGTCGCCGTGCGGGCCGGCCGTACCGCCCTCGGCTGGCGCCGGGAACTGGCGCGGCAGCTCGCCGACCGGCCCCTCGACGACACGTGGGTCCTGGTCGGCGCGGGAGTCGCCGCGGCCCTCGGCCTCTGGCTGCTCGCACTGGCCCTCACCCCCGGCCTGCGCAAGGTGCTCCCGATGCGGCGCACCCGGCCGGACGTACGCGCGGGGCTCCACCGGGAGGCCGCCGCCACGGTGCTGCGCGACCGGGCCATGGAGGTCGCCGGAGTGCAGTCCGCGCGGGTCAGGATGCGCCGGCGGAAGGCCCGCGTGCGGGCGCTGTCGCACTTCCGTGAACTGGACGACGTACGGACCGATCTGGACGGCGTGCTCGACGACGCGGTGCGCGGGCTGGGACTGGCCCGGCCGCCCGCCGTGTCGCTGCGGGTCGCGCGGCCGGGGCGAAAGGGGTGA
- the amaP gene encoding alkaline shock response membrane anchor protein AmaP, which yields MRAVLRTVDRVLLALVGLILLALGGSVLAIGLGAPAPSWWLHDGPDDVLLSTADRTRWRDAGWWWPVVIAALAVLLLLALWWLVAVVRRRRLSEVLVDTGDGEGAVLRGRALETVLAQEADRVDGVERAKVRLTGRRAAPETRVRLLLAPHVDPGTALDDLTTRALTHARASANLETLPAEVHLWGVKHRAERVN from the coding sequence GTGAGGGCGGTGCTCAGGACCGTCGACCGTGTGCTGCTCGCCCTCGTGGGCCTGATCCTGCTCGCCCTCGGCGGTTCGGTCCTCGCCATCGGGCTCGGCGCCCCGGCGCCCTCCTGGTGGCTCCACGACGGGCCGGACGACGTGCTGCTCAGCACCGCCGACCGGACGCGGTGGCGGGACGCCGGGTGGTGGTGGCCGGTCGTCATCGCGGCACTCGCCGTCCTGCTGCTGCTCGCCCTGTGGTGGCTGGTCGCGGTGGTGCGTCGCCGTCGGCTCTCCGAGGTCCTCGTCGACACCGGGGACGGCGAGGGCGCGGTGCTGCGCGGCCGGGCCCTGGAGACCGTCCTCGCCCAGGAGGCGGACCGGGTGGACGGGGTCGAACGGGCCAAGGTCCGCCTCACCGGCCGCCGCGCCGCCCCGGAGACCCGCGTCCGCCTGCTCCTGGCCCCCCACGTCGACCCCGGCACCGCGCTGGACGACCTCACCACCCGCGCCCTGACCCACGCCCGTGCCTCGGCGAACCTCGAGACCCTTCCCGCGGAGGTCCACCTCTGGGGCGTCAAACACCGGGCCGAGCGAGTCAACTGA
- a CDS encoding SDR family oxidoreductase has protein sequence MDLGLKDRVYVVTGATRGLGNAAARELAADGAKVLVTGRDEKSVTDAAAALGPDVVGVAADNADPEAAGRLIATARERFGRFDGVLISVGGPPPGFVADNTDEQWQAAFESVFLGAVRLARTAAAELEDGGVVGFVLSGSVHEPIPGLTISNGLRPGLAGFAKSLADELGPRGIRVVGLLPGRVDTDRVRELDGLSADPEATRAAAESRIPLRRYGAPEEFGRAAAFLLSPAASYVTGVMLPVDGGVRHGF, from the coding sequence ATGGATCTTGGACTGAAGGACCGGGTGTACGTCGTCACGGGAGCCACCCGGGGCCTGGGCAACGCCGCCGCGCGCGAGCTGGCCGCCGACGGGGCGAAGGTGCTCGTCACGGGGCGGGACGAGAAGAGCGTCACCGACGCCGCGGCCGCGCTGGGCCCGGACGTGGTGGGGGTGGCCGCCGACAACGCCGACCCCGAGGCCGCCGGCCGGCTGATCGCGACCGCCCGCGAGCGCTTCGGCCGCTTCGACGGCGTACTGATCAGTGTGGGCGGACCGCCGCCCGGGTTCGTCGCCGACAACACGGACGAGCAGTGGCAGGCGGCGTTCGAGTCGGTGTTCCTCGGAGCGGTGCGGCTGGCCCGGACGGCGGCGGCGGAGCTGGAGGACGGCGGCGTCGTCGGCTTCGTGCTGTCGGGCTCGGTGCACGAGCCGATCCCGGGGCTGACCATCTCCAACGGCCTGCGCCCCGGGCTGGCCGGCTTCGCCAAGTCCCTCGCCGACGAGCTGGGGCCGCGCGGCATCCGTGTCGTCGGCCTGCTGCCGGGCCGCGTCGACACCGACCGGGTGCGCGAGCTGGACGGCCTGTCCGCCGACCCGGAGGCGACCAGGGCGGCCGCCGAGTCCCGCATTCCGCTGCGCCGCTACGGCGCCCCGGAGGAATTCGGCCGCGCGGCGGCGTTCCTGCTGTCCCCGGCGGCGTCCTACGTGACGGGCGTGATGCTGCCCGTGGACGGCGGAGTACGGCACGGGTTCTGA